The Enterobacter kobei genome has a segment encoding these proteins:
- a CDS encoding IS5-like element ISKpn26 family transposase: protein MSHQLTFADSEFSTKRRQTRKEIFLSRMEQILPWQNMTAVIEPFYPKAGNGRRPYPLETMLRIHCMQHWYNLSDGAMEDALYEIASMRLFARLSLDSALPDRTTIMNFRHLLEQHQLARQLFKTINRWLAEAGVMMTQGTLVDATIIEAPSSTKNKEQQRDPEMHQTKKGNQWHFGMKAHIGVDAKSGLTHSLVTTAANEHDLNQLGNLLHGEEQFVSADAGYQGAPQREELAEVDVDWLIAERPGKVKTLKQHPRKNKTAINIEYMKASIRARVEHPFRIIKRQFGFVKARYKGLLKNDNQLAMLFTLANLFRVDQMIRQWERSQ, encoded by the coding sequence ATGAGCCATCAACTCACCTTCGCCGATAGTGAATTCAGCACTAAGCGCCGTCAGACCCGAAAAGAGATTTTCCTCTCCCGCATGGAGCAGATTCTGCCATGGCAGAATATGACCGCTGTCATCGAGCCGTTTTATCCCAAGGCGGGCAATGGCCGACGGCCCTATCCGCTGGAGACCATGCTGCGTATTCACTGCATGCAGCATTGGTACAACCTGAGCGACGGTGCCATGGAAGATGCCCTGTACGAAATCGCCTCCATGCGCCTGTTTGCCCGATTATCCCTGGATAGCGCCCTGCCGGATCGCACCACCATCATGAATTTCCGCCACCTGCTCGAGCAGCATCAACTGGCCCGTCAATTGTTCAAGACCATCAATCGCTGGCTGGCCGAAGCAGGCGTCATGATGACCCAAGGCACTTTGGTGGATGCCACCATCATTGAGGCACCCAGCTCTACCAAGAACAAAGAGCAGCAACGCGATCCGGAGATGCATCAGACCAAGAAAGGCAATCAGTGGCACTTTGGCATGAAGGCCCACATTGGTGTCGATGCCAAGAGTGGCCTGACCCACAGCCTGGTCACCACCGCGGCCAACGAGCATGACCTCAATCAGCTGGGTAATCTGCTTCATGGAGAGGAGCAATTTGTCTCAGCCGATGCCGGCTACCAAGGAGCGCCACAGCGCGAGGAGCTGGCCGAGGTGGATGTGGACTGGCTGATCGCCGAGCGTCCCGGCAAGGTAAAAACCTTGAAGCAGCATCCGCGCAAGAACAAAACGGCCATCAACATCGAATACATGAAAGCCAGCATCCGTGCCAGGGTGGAGCACCCGTTTCGCATCATCAAGCGGCAGTTCGGCTTCGTGAAAGCCAGATACAAAGGGCTGCTGAAAAACGATAACCAACTGGCGATGTTATTCACCCTGGCCAACCTGTTTCGGGTGGACCAAATGATACGTCAGTGGGAGAGATCTCAGTAA
- a CDS encoding cytochrome P450, producing MAYVEKALRFNPASPVFQENLHNVYHHMRNHQPVARIGKTWVLTRYQDVYQTLKERAFVSSGIPEDVHSEMEKECFSLSPPIRDLLYGIVLFEDGNVHRAHRQALQALFTGESWAALTQLISDESHTLVAELTTTGTFDGIRQIAAPLWGKLFTAWLNLPEAQQEVVEQEKSAIRLLLDPSAIDREGLQRLIVALSRLDDSFRQLAQAHSQGYDSLFYRSLLKGYGGDRDALATRFSTDCVTMLIGGSETSEALTGNLVYMLAQHPELQACVRNNTLRMKDVVSETMRFESPLQMGRRKVVAPVQFLGRELKAGDNILVCLGSANRDESVFEEAWRFIPGRKNAQRQLGFGAGVHQCIGQLLAQCQAETLAMALCERGTLSLDGEAKWSTRSLILRTLETLPVKIT from the coding sequence GTGGCATATGTTGAAAAAGCACTTCGGTTTAATCCTGCCTCACCTGTCTTTCAGGAAAATCTTCATAACGTCTACCACCACATGCGAAACCACCAGCCTGTAGCGCGAATCGGCAAAACGTGGGTGCTTACCCGCTATCAGGATGTTTATCAGACGCTTAAAGAGCGAGCATTCGTCTCCTCGGGTATACCTGAAGATGTGCATAGCGAAATGGAAAAAGAGTGCTTCAGCCTCTCGCCCCCCATACGCGATCTTCTCTACGGCATTGTGCTGTTTGAAGACGGGAATGTGCATCGCGCGCACCGTCAGGCGCTGCAAGCTCTGTTTACCGGCGAATCCTGGGCTGCGTTAACCCAGTTGATTTCTGACGAGTCACATACGTTGGTGGCAGAGTTAACCACCACCGGCACGTTTGACGGCATTCGCCAGATTGCTGCCCCGCTCTGGGGGAAGCTGTTCACCGCCTGGCTCAACCTGCCGGAAGCGCAGCAGGAGGTGGTTGAACAAGAGAAAAGTGCCATCAGGCTGTTGCTGGACCCCAGCGCAATTGATCGAGAGGGATTACAGCGGCTGATCGTGGCGCTTTCCCGTCTGGATGACAGTTTTCGCCAACTCGCGCAGGCACACAGCCAGGGTTACGACTCGCTTTTTTATCGCAGCCTCCTGAAAGGATATGGCGGCGATCGGGATGCGCTTGCAACGCGGTTTAGCACAGACTGCGTCACTATGCTGATCGGCGGGAGTGAAACCAGCGAAGCGTTAACCGGAAACCTGGTGTATATGCTGGCACAACATCCTGAATTACAGGCGTGCGTCAGAAATAACACGCTGCGGATGAAAGATGTCGTCAGTGAAACCATGCGCTTTGAGTCTCCGTTGCAGATGGGCAGGCGAAAGGTAGTGGCTCCCGTGCAATTTCTGGGACGCGAACTTAAAGCGGGGGATAACATCTTAGTATGCCTTGGTTCTGCAAATCGCGATGAAAGCGTATTTGAAGAGGCGTGGCGTTTTATTCCTGGCCGCAAGAATGCCCAACGTCAGCTGGGATTTGGCGCAGGCGTGCACCAGTGTATTGGACAACTGCTGGCGCAGTGTCAGGCTGAAACCCTTGCCATGGCTTTATGCGAGCGCGGGACGCTCTCTCTCGACGGTGAGGCTAAATGGTCGACGCGAAGCCTGATTCTGAGAACGCTGGAGACGCTGCCGGTAAAAATTACCTGA
- a CDS encoding acyltransferase family protein, producing MDVTYTISMALFSLIIALLIFSLPVFRFIDEETEAVRSNSLDGMRFLLASFVILHHLDCLHSYITKGMWSPSSLWLTYMGKYGVALFFMTTAYLFWGKVRNKETVDWVDLYKKRFLRIVPLATACSFAGLVLLFSLTDHDPITLDTVSKTMSWFDGGLWNSKPNVTDFNKSWMALAGVTWTLRWEWMFYFSLPLLFILKKWSMELTIVLFAFSVYLLPGFTRDAYLWSYFFAGMLCRELKDKIIISRLHANILLVATVLITGFAQPDLFRSPEKFFLCVIFFSVISGADIFGLLATKAAKRLGAVSYSLYLTQGLILFPLSQVISKDDVSHTDYKVITLFVSAYISICLLSSFTYHFVERPFIKSKKASLYKTNTAS from the coding sequence ATGGACGTCACTTACACAATTAGCATGGCGCTTTTTAGCCTTATTATTGCGCTTTTAATTTTCAGTCTCCCTGTTTTCAGGTTTATTGATGAAGAAACCGAAGCGGTTCGTTCCAATAGTCTTGATGGCATGCGGTTTTTATTGGCATCATTTGTTATTCTCCATCATCTTGATTGTTTGCATTCTTATATTACAAAGGGCATGTGGTCACCAAGTTCTTTATGGCTCACATACATGGGTAAATACGGCGTTGCGCTTTTTTTCATGACTACGGCATATCTCTTTTGGGGAAAGGTGAGAAATAAGGAAACCGTAGACTGGGTAGACCTTTATAAGAAGAGATTTTTAAGAATCGTTCCGCTAGCAACTGCATGCTCTTTTGCTGGATTGGTTTTGTTGTTTTCATTAACAGATCATGACCCTATTACATTGGATACAGTTTCAAAAACAATGTCATGGTTCGATGGTGGCCTCTGGAATAGCAAGCCTAATGTGACTGACTTTAATAAATCATGGATGGCACTGGCTGGTGTAACGTGGACGTTGAGGTGGGAATGGATGTTCTACTTTTCACTGCCTTTACTTTTTATTCTTAAAAAGTGGTCTATGGAGTTAACCATAGTCCTTTTTGCGTTTTCTGTATATTTATTGCCTGGCTTTACAAGAGATGCATATCTATGGTCATATTTTTTCGCCGGGATGCTTTGCAGGGAACTTAAGGACAAAATAATTATCTCCAGACTGCATGCAAACATACTTTTAGTGGCTACAGTTCTGATTACTGGCTTTGCACAGCCAGACCTGTTCAGGTCTCCGGAAAAGTTTTTTTTATGCGTAATATTTTTCTCTGTAATCTCCGGTGCCGACATATTCGGGTTACTGGCAACTAAGGCTGCAAAGAGACTTGGTGCTGTTAGCTATAGCCTGTACTTAACCCAGGGATTGATACTTTTCCCTTTAAGTCAAGTAATTAGTAAGGATGATGTTTCGCATACTGACTACAAGGTCATCACATTATTTGTTTCAGCATACATATCAATTTGCCTGCTATCCTCTTTCACCTACCATTTTGTGGAGAGGCCATTCATCAAATCGAAAAAAGCATCATTATACAAAACTAATACTGCTTCATAA
- a CDS encoding GtrA family protein — protein sequence MVKLFTRYVSVGVVNTALHWLCFGALMHFLDANQTVANVVAFCIAVTFSFFANAKWTFKAQATSARYIAFIVFMGVMAGVTGYIADLIGAPPVVTLVAFSGFSLVAGFLYSRFIVFRDAK from the coding sequence ATGGTAAAACTGTTTACTCGCTATGTTTCAGTGGGCGTGGTCAACACTGCTCTTCACTGGTTGTGTTTCGGTGCGCTTATGCATTTCCTCGATGCTAACCAGACCGTTGCGAACGTCGTTGCTTTCTGTATTGCGGTAACTTTCAGTTTTTTTGCGAATGCAAAATGGACGTTCAAGGCTCAGGCCACTTCTGCGCGTTACATCGCGTTCATCGTTTTCATGGGCGTTATGGCTGGCGTGACAGGATATATCGCGGATTTAATCGGCGCTCCACCTGTCGTTACCCTTGTCGCCTTTTCCGGATTCAGTCTTGTAGCCGGTTTTTTATACTCACGGTTCATTGTCTTTAGGGATGCGAAATGA